Proteins from a genomic interval of Desulfofustis limnaeus:
- a CDS encoding amino acid ABC transporter permease, whose amino-acid sequence MTEAPPARRLRPAFFLLREPVIDSARFLLLLLLLGWFFSRSLDSLGYHWQWHRVKPFLFTLVDGKLIPGPLLYGLAVTLKISAVSLVCAFVIGMAVALLRLSSSPVSRLIARVYLEIIRNTPLLIQIFFIYFVLGPVLGLDRFPAAVLALSLFEGAYASEIFRSGILSVDRGQLEAAASIGLKTRQIYRYIVLPQAIRTVTPPLTSQAISLIKDSALVSTIAIYDLTMQAQALISETFLTFEIWFTVAILYLVITISLSFLVAYLESRFKLN is encoded by the coding sequence ATGACCGAAGCCCCGCCGGCCCGCCGCTTGCGCCCGGCCTTCTTTTTACTCCGTGAGCCGGTGATCGACTCGGCCCGCTTCCTGCTGTTGCTGCTTCTGCTCGGCTGGTTCTTCTCCCGAAGCCTCGATTCGCTCGGCTACCATTGGCAATGGCACCGGGTCAAGCCCTTCCTGTTCACCCTGGTTGACGGCAAGCTGATCCCCGGACCGCTGTTGTACGGACTAGCGGTCACGTTGAAGATCTCCGCGGTCAGCCTGGTCTGCGCCTTTGTGATCGGCATGGCCGTCGCGCTGTTGCGGCTCTCCTCCTCACCCGTATCCCGACTGATCGCCAGAGTCTATCTGGAAATCATTCGTAACACCCCGCTGCTCATCCAGATATTTTTTATCTATTTCGTGCTCGGCCCGGTCCTCGGCCTGGACCGATTCCCCGCCGCCGTTCTGGCGCTCAGCCTGTTCGAGGGAGCCTATGCCTCGGAAATCTTTCGCTCCGGCATCCTTTCGGTTGATCGCGGTCAACTGGAAGCAGCAGCCAGTATCGGCCTGAAAACCCGGCAAATCTACCGCTATATCGTTCTGCCGCAAGCCATCCGTACCGTAACGCCGCCGTTGACCAGCCAGGCCATCTCGCTGATCAAGGACTCGGCCCTGGTCTCCACCATCGCCATCTACGACCTGACCATGCAGGCCCAAGCACTCATCTCCGAGACCTTTTTGACCTTTGAAATCTGGTTCACCGTTGCCATTCTCTACCTGGTGATTACCATTTCATTGTCTTTTCTGGTGGCATATCTGGAAAGCCGATTCAAACTCAATTAG
- the clpA gene encoding ATP-dependent Clp protease ATP-binding subunit ClpA, translating to MLSKTLEAALIRAIKEAKSHNHEFVTVEHMLYGLLYDELTTYIIRECGGSVETLKQRLESFLASEIPTITAAGGGDPTQTIAFNRVLQRAVAHVQSCGKKEVDSGDVLVAIFSETESHAVYFLSSVGVGRMAVVNLIAHELPEGLQQEPFPHPPPDPRNQPQPGKSDKEDRALADFTINYARLAEEGKIDPLIGRNEEINRMMQVLCRRKKNNPLLVGEPGVGKTAMAEGLALRIHEDKAARSRGEKATVPQLLQDVEIYQLDMGTLVAGTKYRGDFEKRLKSVVAAIEKKENAILFIDEMHTIVGAGATSGGSMDASNLLKPALQSGILRCIGSTTYEEYKNQIEKDRALSRRFQKIDIEEPTVDDSVQILRGLQSRYEKHHQVRYSKAAVRAMVELSARYLNERFLPDKAIDVMDEVGSLFRLENRQNTVVKVPDVERVVSRIARIPARTRKAADVESLKGLEGMLQGVIFGQDPAIEALVKAVKRSRAGLGNPDSPTGSFLFAGPTGVGKTEVARQLARALAVHFERFDMSEYMEKHAVARLIGAPPGYVGFDQGGLLTEAIRKHPYSVLLLDEIEKAHLDIFSILLQVMDHSTLTDNSGRKADFRNVIIIMTTNAGARELTANTIGFVGDKTKKESNKAVEKLFSPEFRNRLDGIITFSALDNAAMQKVVDKLIGELEGQLSEKRVKIELTAAAREWLAVKGYDPDFGARPLRRLIMREIGDVLAEQLLFGELAHGGVAKIGIRSDALHFSYNP from the coding sequence ATGTTGAGTAAAACGTTAGAAGCAGCATTAATCAGGGCCATCAAAGAGGCGAAAAGCCACAACCACGAATTCGTCACCGTCGAGCACATGCTTTATGGGCTATTGTATGACGAATTAACCACCTATATTATCAGGGAATGCGGTGGCTCGGTGGAGACCCTCAAGCAACGGCTCGAGTCTTTTCTGGCTTCGGAGATTCCCACCATCACTGCCGCCGGCGGCGGTGATCCCACCCAGACCATCGCTTTCAACCGGGTCCTACAGCGGGCCGTCGCCCATGTGCAAAGTTGTGGCAAAAAAGAGGTCGATTCGGGCGATGTCCTGGTGGCCATCTTTTCCGAAACCGAATCACACGCCGTCTATTTTCTCAGTTCAGTGGGGGTCGGCCGCATGGCCGTCGTCAATCTGATCGCCCATGAACTGCCCGAAGGCTTGCAGCAGGAACCCTTTCCGCACCCGCCGCCGGACCCGCGAAATCAGCCGCAACCCGGCAAGAGCGACAAGGAAGACCGGGCCTTGGCCGACTTCACCATCAACTACGCCCGACTCGCCGAGGAAGGCAAGATCGACCCGCTCATCGGCCGCAACGAGGAGATCAACCGGATGATGCAGGTCTTGTGTCGGAGAAAGAAAAACAACCCGTTGCTGGTCGGTGAACCGGGGGTCGGCAAGACCGCCATGGCCGAAGGGTTGGCACTGCGTATTCACGAGGACAAAGCGGCCAGAAGCCGGGGCGAAAAGGCAACGGTGCCACAGCTGCTGCAGGACGTGGAGATCTACCAGCTGGATATGGGAACCCTGGTGGCCGGCACCAAATACCGGGGCGACTTCGAAAAACGGTTAAAGAGCGTGGTGGCGGCCATAGAGAAGAAGGAGAACGCCATCCTCTTCATCGACGAGATGCACACCATCGTCGGGGCCGGAGCCACCAGCGGCGGTTCCATGGATGCCTCGAACCTGCTGAAACCGGCCCTGCAGTCGGGGATACTGCGCTGCATCGGCTCAACCACCTACGAGGAGTACAAGAACCAGATCGAAAAGGACCGGGCCCTGTCACGGCGCTTCCAGAAGATCGATATCGAGGAACCAACCGTCGACGACTCCGTGCAGATCCTTCGCGGCCTGCAATCCCGTTACGAAAAACACCACCAGGTCCGTTATTCGAAAGCGGCGGTCCGGGCCATGGTGGAATTGTCGGCCCGTTATCTCAACGAGCGTTTTCTACCGGACAAGGCCATTGACGTGATGGACGAAGTGGGTTCCCTATTCCGCCTTGAAAACCGCCAGAACACCGTGGTCAAGGTGCCTGACGTGGAACGGGTGGTGTCGCGGATCGCCCGAATCCCGGCGCGCACCAGAAAAGCAGCCGACGTGGAGTCGCTGAAAGGGTTAGAGGGGATGCTGCAAGGGGTGATCTTCGGTCAGGACCCGGCTATCGAGGCGCTGGTCAAGGCGGTCAAGCGTTCCCGGGCCGGGCTGGGCAACCCCGATTCACCCACCGGCAGCTTCCTTTTCGCCGGCCCCACCGGTGTCGGCAAGACCGAGGTGGCCCGGCAGCTGGCCCGCGCCCTGGCGGTCCACTTCGAACGGTTCGACATGTCGGAGTACATGGAGAAACACGCGGTAGCCCGGCTGATCGGTGCCCCCCCGGGCTACGTCGGCTTCGACCAGGGCGGCCTGCTCACCGAGGCCATCCGCAAACACCCTTACTCGGTACTGCTGCTCGATGAAATCGAAAAGGCCCATCTGGACATTTTTTCGATCCTGCTGCAGGTGATGGATCATTCCACCCTGACCGACAACTCAGGCCGCAAAGCCGACTTCCGCAACGTCATCATCATCATGACCACCAACGCCGGGGCCCGGGAACTAACCGCCAACACCATCGGCTTTGTCGGCGACAAGACAAAGAAAGAAAGCAACAAGGCGGTTGAAAAACTTTTCTCGCCTGAGTTTCGCAACCGGCTCGACGGCATCATCACCTTCTCCGCCCTGGACAATGCGGCCATGCAAAAGGTTGTCGATAAACTGATCGGCGAACTGGAAGGGCAGCTCTCGGAAAAGCGGGTCAAGATCGAACTGACCGCCGCCGCCCGGGAATGGTTGGCCGTCAAAGGCTACGATCCCGATTTCGGGGCCCGGCCGTTACGCCGCCTGATCATGCGGGAAATAGGCGACGTACTGGCCGAGCAGCTTCTCTTCGGCGAGCTGGCGCATGGAGGAGTGGCTAAGATCGGCATCCGCAGCGATGCCTTGCACTTCTCCTACAACCCGTGA
- a CDS encoding histidine triad nucleotide-binding protein, with protein sequence MNDCLFCKIATGAITADVLYEDDEVLAFRDIAPQAPHHFLVIPRRHLSGPAAIGSDEEQLFGKMMRIGAELAEKLGIGTGFRVVLNNGAEAGQTVFHIHMHILGGRPMHWPPG encoded by the coding sequence ATGAACGACTGTCTGTTTTGCAAGATCGCCACCGGAGCAATCACGGCCGATGTCCTTTATGAGGACGACGAGGTCCTTGCTTTTCGAGATATCGCCCCGCAGGCCCCGCACCACTTTCTGGTTATCCCGAGACGTCACTTGAGCGGACCGGCGGCTATCGGCAGCGACGAGGAGCAGCTCTTCGGCAAGATGATGCGGATCGGGGCCGAACTGGCCGAAAAATTGGGAATCGGGACCGGGTTCCGGGTGGTATTGAACAACGGCGCCGAAGCCGGGCAGACCGTTTTCCACATCCACATGCACATCCTCGGCGGTAGACCGATGCACTGGCCGCCCGGCTGA
- a CDS encoding transporter substrate-binding domain-containing protein, with amino-acid sequence MQTFRLATCALALLVLLAAPFASRASAASIQNDLAQASVVEQIIKRGVLRVGMDTFEPWAMKDKNGQFIGFEIDVANRLAEDMGVKIEFIPTAWSGIIPALLTGKFDVIIGGMGILPQRALKVNFTEPYDYTGMSIVAHQEKAGGFSSLADFNRPEVEIAVKLGTSAVAAAKKYLPQATLRLFETEPQAYQELRNGKVHAVVGNAPKPAFEALAYSDTLFLPLAGTFTREPVGFALRKGDPDALAFFNSWITGVREEGWLQERHRYWFETRDWVGQVQ; translated from the coding sequence ATGCAGACGTTTCGCTTGGCCACCTGCGCCCTCGCTTTGTTGGTCCTGCTCGCCGCCCCGTTCGCCAGCCGGGCATCAGCCGCATCCATCCAGAACGACCTGGCCCAGGCTAGTGTCGTCGAACAGATCATTAAACGCGGCGTCCTGCGGGTCGGTATGGACACCTTTGAGCCATGGGCCATGAAAGACAAGAATGGCCAGTTTATCGGTTTTGAAATTGATGTGGCCAATCGTCTCGCCGAAGATATGGGCGTGAAAATCGAGTTTATCCCCACCGCCTGGTCAGGAATCATCCCGGCTTTGCTGACCGGCAAGTTCGACGTGATCATCGGTGGCATGGGAATTCTGCCGCAACGGGCCTTGAAGGTCAATTTCACTGAGCCGTACGACTATACCGGCATGTCCATCGTCGCTCACCAGGAGAAAGCCGGCGGTTTCAGTTCTCTGGCCGACTTCAACCGTCCCGAGGTGGAGATAGCCGTCAAACTCGGCACCAGTGCCGTGGCTGCAGCCAAAAAGTATCTGCCGCAGGCGACCCTGCGTCTCTTTGAGACCGAACCACAGGCCTATCAGGAGCTGCGCAACGGCAAGGTGCATGCGGTCGTCGGCAATGCCCCGAAGCCGGCATTCGAGGCCCTCGCCTATTCCGACACCCTGTTCCTGCCGCTGGCGGGGACCTTTACCCGTGAACCGGTCGGCTTTGCCCTGCGTAAAGGGGATCCAGACGCCCTGGCCTTTTTCAACTCTTGGATTACCGGCGTCCGTGAGGAGGGCTGGTTGCAGGAGCGGCACCGCTACTGGTTCGAGACCCGTGACTGGGTCGGCCAGGTGCAATAG
- a CDS encoding AMP-binding protein, with protein sequence MLLHHTFIEVAKKQGSALAIHDFTTNKEVSYHRALLASLLLRSVFKSYSKGFIGVMLPTSAGCILTKIGLLMCGRIPVMINYSTGADQNVRYAQKKCGFRTVVTSKALLEKIDCPYMDGMVYIEDIMEGLTGLSKIKAALLAKLPAGVIKAIVHDGRDDDVAVILFTSGSEKDPKAVQLSHKNIAANVMGAAERFGFTTEDKFLSSLPYFHVFGLTVNLWVPIFHGCTILSYANPLDYRKICEIVRDHKASLMVGTPSFFWGYLRKSEKGDFESLRIALVGADKCPDALREAFKEKHGMTLYEGYGATECAPVISANSEAENRPGSVGKPIPGVQVRIENYETGEECGPGEDGRILVKGDNVMIGYYDDFEQTSLHIRHGWYDTGDMGNIDSDGYLWHVGRIKRFVKIGGEMISLVKIESLLEKIVPEDVQCCVVEVPDSTKGARIVAVTTEAIDEKAVLKKLGEQLPKIALPKQFLVLEDLPKMGSGKIDFRKITETVREMLAEQRKS encoded by the coding sequence GTGCTGCTGCATCACACCTTTATCGAAGTCGCTAAAAAACAGGGCAGTGCCCTTGCCATTCACGACTTCACCACCAACAAAGAAGTCTCGTACCACCGGGCCCTGCTCGCTTCGCTGCTGCTTCGTTCCGTTTTCAAGTCCTACAGCAAGGGGTTCATCGGTGTCATGCTGCCCACTTCGGCCGGCTGCATTCTCACCAAAATTGGCCTGTTGATGTGCGGCCGCATCCCGGTGATGATCAACTACTCAACCGGAGCCGACCAGAACGTTCGCTACGCCCAGAAAAAGTGCGGCTTCCGCACGGTTGTCACGTCCAAGGCCCTGTTGGAGAAGATCGATTGTCCATATATGGACGGCATGGTCTACATCGAAGACATCATGGAGGGCTTGACCGGCTTGAGCAAGATCAAGGCGGCATTGCTTGCCAAACTGCCGGCTGGAGTCATCAAGGCAATCGTCCATGACGGCAGGGACGACGACGTGGCGGTCATCCTGTTTACCAGCGGCAGCGAAAAAGACCCGAAAGCAGTACAGCTCTCCCATAAGAATATCGCCGCCAACGTGATGGGCGCCGCTGAACGGTTCGGCTTCACCACCGAGGACAAATTCCTCTCGTCACTCCCCTATTTTCACGTCTTCGGCCTGACGGTCAACCTCTGGGTGCCGATCTTTCACGGCTGCACCATTCTCTCCTACGCCAACCCGCTCGACTATCGCAAGATCTGTGAGATCGTCCGGGACCACAAGGCTTCCCTGATGGTCGGCACGCCCAGTTTTTTCTGGGGTTACCTCCGCAAATCGGAAAAAGGCGATTTCGAGTCACTGCGGATCGCCCTGGTGGGGGCCGACAAATGCCCGGACGCCCTGCGCGAAGCTTTTAAGGAAAAGCACGGCATGACCCTCTACGAGGGATACGGAGCTACCGAGTGCGCCCCGGTCATCTCCGCCAACTCCGAGGCCGAAAACCGGCCCGGCAGCGTCGGCAAACCGATCCCTGGTGTCCAGGTGCGGATCGAGAATTACGAGACCGGCGAGGAATGCGGCCCCGGCGAAGACGGCCGCATCCTGGTAAAAGGGGACAACGTGATGATCGGCTATTACGACGATTTCGAGCAAACCTCCCTGCACATCCGGCACGGCTGGTACGATACCGGCGACATGGGCAACATCGACAGCGACGGCTACCTCTGGCATGTGGGCCGCATCAAACGCTTTGTCAAGATCGGCGGAGAGATGATCTCACTGGTGAAGATCGAGTCGCTTCTGGAAAAAATTGTCCCGGAAGACGTTCAGTGCTGTGTCGTCGAAGTGCCCGACTCAACGAAAGGCGCACGGATCGTGGCCGTCACCACGGAGGCGATAGACGAAAAAGCGGTTTTGAAAAAACTCGGCGAGCAATTGCCGAAGATCGCGCTGCCCAAGCAATTTTTGGTGCTGGAAGATCTGCCGAAAATGGGCAGCGGTAAGATTGATTTCCGCAAAATCACGGAAACCGTGCGCGAAATGCTGGCAGAACAACGAAAATCTTGA
- the clpS gene encoding ATP-dependent Clp protease adapter ClpS, with protein sequence MGEKKGALQDLVMTEDRSETKEPPLYKVLLHNDDYTTMEFVVSILENIFHKTHQEATRIMLNVHLEGVGVAGIYTREICETKIAIVHELAKKNEFPLRCSMEKE encoded by the coding sequence ATGGGAGAAAAAAAAGGAGCGCTGCAGGACTTGGTAATGACTGAGGACCGCAGCGAAACCAAGGAGCCACCCCTTTACAAGGTGCTCCTGCACAACGACGATTATACGACCATGGAATTCGTGGTATCGATCTTGGAAAACATCTTTCACAAGACCCATCAGGAAGCAACCAGGATCATGCTCAATGTCCACCTTGAGGGCGTCGGTGTCGCCGGGATTTATACCCGGGAAATCTGCGAGACCAAGATCGCCATCGTCCACGAGTTGGCCAAGAAGAACGAATTTCCCCTGCGTTGTAGCATGGAAAAAGAATAG
- a CDS encoding amino acid ABC transporter permease produces the protein MSGRPYRFSWLDLVLISGVLSLVGFIVYRLFFVLEYRWNWSVVPTYLVRYDEQSGQWLPNILLEGLFTTIRLSVWGMLIAGILGLFIGIARTTRRLFPRLCSRTFVELIRNTPPLVLIFIFYYFVSDQILPALGIETMVRNLPPAWQGRLALIAAPPALIIPFLSGALTIGLFQSAYITEIVRAGIQAVDAGQWDAARALGFTRSQQLSCVILPQALRIMLPPLANEFINTIKYSSIVAIISIQELTFQGLQVMASTQASIEIWLTITVIYLVLCLTLSLGVHRLEKRLNVYRR, from the coding sequence ATGAGCGGACGTCCTTATCGTTTCTCCTGGCTCGACCTGGTGTTGATCAGTGGCGTGCTCAGCCTGGTCGGATTCATCGTCTACCGGTTGTTCTTCGTACTCGAGTATCGCTGGAACTGGTCCGTCGTTCCCACCTATCTGGTTCGCTACGACGAGCAGAGCGGGCAATGGCTGCCGAATATCCTGTTGGAGGGGTTGTTCACCACCATCAGGCTGAGCGTCTGGGGAATGCTGATTGCCGGGATCCTCGGTCTGTTCATCGGCATCGCCCGCACAACCCGGCGCTTGTTTCCCCGACTCTGCTCCAGAACCTTTGTCGAGTTGATCCGCAATACGCCGCCACTGGTGCTGATCTTCATTTTCTACTACTTCGTCAGCGATCAGATACTTCCCGCCCTGGGTATCGAGACCATGGTAAGAAACCTGCCCCCTGCCTGGCAGGGTCGCCTGGCCCTGATCGCCGCCCCGCCGGCTCTGATCATCCCCTTCCTCTCCGGAGCCCTCACTATCGGCCTGTTTCAAAGCGCCTATATCACCGAGATCGTCAGAGCCGGTATTCAAGCGGTCGATGCCGGCCAATGGGATGCCGCCCGGGCGCTGGGCTTCACCCGCAGTCAGCAGCTGAGCTGTGTCATCCTGCCCCAGGCCCTGCGTATCATGCTGCCGCCGCTGGCCAACGAATTCATCAACACCATCAAGTACTCCTCCATTGTCGCCATCATCTCCATCCAGGAGCTGACCTTTCAAGGGCTGCAGGTGATGGCCTCGACCCAGGCATCCATCGAAATCTGGCTGACCATTACCGTCATCTACCTCGTTCTCTGCCTCACGCTTTCCCTCGGCGTTCACCGCCTGGAAAAGCGACTCAACGTGTATCGGCGCTGA
- a CDS encoding MFS transporter produces MQTDRSADKPVFQIANIRLFIAFRIFFNARFYYPVFTVLFLDYGLSIEQFALLNSVWAVTIVAAEIPSGAMADLIGRKRLLVLTALAMILEMSLIAFVPLADIQLVFWVFLANRVLSGLAEAMASGADEALAYDSLINEGNPEHWPQVLSLLMRLQAVASVVAMTVGALVYDPDLISRIFSWLSLPTELSQQTTMRFPVYLTLALAVLALLTAGRFNESNHGEQVSFSTVRKAFDLTLQAGWWIMRTPFALAVILFGMAYDHLLRLIITLASQYFRLIELPEASFGVIMATFSLLGLFVPKVAEWLISHFSPRANCIWLALLVMATLGSLNGFFPYVGVLPMAAVMIGLLLTSFFTSHYLNRVTASSQRATVLSFKGVLFNLAYGLIGILFAGLVRHLKSRQPPVDPSRPMEIIGDEAFRQSFLWFPWYGLLLLLVIGLLCSLLLKGTTKHRSPF; encoded by the coding sequence ATGCAAACCGATCGATCAGCTGACAAACCGGTTTTTCAGATAGCCAATATCCGCCTGTTCATCGCCTTTCGTATCTTTTTCAACGCCCGTTTTTATTATCCCGTTTTCACCGTTCTGTTTCTCGATTATGGCCTGAGCATCGAACAATTCGCCCTGCTCAACAGTGTCTGGGCGGTGACCATCGTTGCCGCCGAGATCCCTTCCGGGGCCATGGCCGACCTGATCGGTCGTAAACGGCTCCTGGTGTTGACCGCCCTGGCTATGATCCTGGAAATGAGCCTCATCGCTTTTGTACCGCTTGCCGATATCCAATTGGTTTTCTGGGTCTTTCTGGCAAACCGGGTGCTCAGCGGACTGGCCGAGGCCATGGCCAGCGGCGCCGACGAAGCCCTCGCCTATGATTCGCTGATCAACGAAGGCAACCCGGAACACTGGCCGCAGGTCCTGTCTCTGTTGATGCGGCTGCAAGCCGTGGCGAGTGTGGTTGCCATGACCGTCGGCGCCCTGGTGTACGACCCGGACCTGATCAGCCGGATCTTTTCCTGGCTGTCGCTGCCAACGGAGCTGAGCCAGCAGACAACCATGCGCTTCCCCGTTTACCTGACCCTCGCCCTGGCCGTACTGGCGCTGCTCACCGCCGGCAGGTTCAATGAGTCGAACCATGGCGAGCAGGTAAGCTTTTCCACCGTTCGCAAAGCCTTCGATCTGACCTTGCAAGCCGGCTGGTGGATCATGCGCACGCCATTTGCCCTGGCGGTCATTTTGTTTGGTATGGCCTACGACCATCTGCTGCGTTTGATCATCACCTTGGCAAGCCAGTATTTCCGCTTAATCGAGCTCCCGGAAGCCAGTTTCGGCGTGATCATGGCCACCTTTTCCCTCCTCGGGTTGTTCGTCCCCAAGGTCGCAGAATGGCTGATCTCCCACTTCTCCCCTCGGGCCAACTGCATCTGGCTGGCCCTGCTGGTCATGGCCACTCTGGGGAGCTTGAACGGTTTTTTCCCCTACGTCGGCGTCCTGCCCATGGCGGCGGTGATGATCGGCCTTCTGCTCACTTCCTTTTTCACCAGCCATTACCTCAACCGGGTCACCGCCTCGTCTCAGCGGGCCACCGTGCTCAGTTTCAAAGGAGTGTTGTTCAATCTGGCCTACGGCCTCATCGGCATCTTGTTTGCGGGCCTCGTCAGACATCTGAAAAGCCGGCAGCCACCGGTCGACCCGAGCCGACCGATGGAGATCATTGGCGACGAGGCATTCCGCCAGTCGTTTCTCTGGTTCCCCTGGTACGGTCTGCTTCTGCTGCTCGTCATCGGTCTGCTGTGTAGCCTCTTGCTCAAGGGAACCACCAAACACAGAAGTCCGTTTTAA
- a CDS encoding DNA recombination protein RmuC — protein sequence MSLSERVLTLVAGAAPEHLLSLLAALPLLLLLAIGLGWRAGYWKRRAVRLESRTATLEERLSQERHHADEKIELLNRVGTAMQAEFKNLAQDIFEEKSRHLSRLNNERLDSLLQPFREQLRLFTATVEHAFLEETRDHASLKQEIVQLRQLNQQINEEAANLARAISGNKKSQGDWGEMVLERLLEQSGLRRGHEYLVQTVLRDADHRLYRPDVIIRLPEQRDIVIDSKVSLAAWSRYIDADDEAERRRALHEHIGALRQHLKDLAGKDYSSLPDLRSLDFVLMFVPIDAAFITAVQHEESLVGDMYARKVIVVTPTTLFAALRTIEHFWQIERQNKHAQEIAERAGILYDKLVGFLEDMERLGRQIDTCKDTYDKTMTKICRGRGNLLDQASRFPRLGVKVKAKLPKSLTDKVDA from the coding sequence ATGAGCCTCAGCGAACGGGTACTGACCCTCGTCGCTGGGGCTGCCCCCGAGCATCTTCTGTCGCTGCTTGCCGCCTTACCGCTGCTTTTGCTCCTGGCCATCGGCCTCGGCTGGCGGGCCGGTTACTGGAAAAGACGGGCGGTTCGCCTGGAATCGCGGACAGCAACCCTGGAAGAGAGACTCTCTCAGGAACGGCACCATGCCGACGAAAAAATCGAGCTGCTCAACCGGGTCGGCACGGCCATGCAGGCCGAGTTCAAGAACCTGGCCCAGGACATCTTCGAAGAGAAATCCCGACATTTGAGCCGCCTCAACAACGAACGGCTGGACAGTCTGCTGCAACCGTTCCGGGAACAGCTGCGTTTGTTCACTGCCACCGTCGAGCATGCGTTTCTCGAAGAGACCCGGGACCATGCCTCGCTGAAGCAGGAGATTGTCCAGTTGCGCCAGTTAAATCAACAAATCAACGAGGAGGCGGCCAACCTGGCCCGAGCCATCAGCGGCAACAAGAAAAGTCAGGGGGATTGGGGGGAAATGGTGCTGGAGAGACTGCTCGAACAGTCCGGACTGCGCCGCGGCCATGAATATCTCGTGCAAACCGTTCTGCGTGACGCCGACCACCGGCTGTACCGGCCCGATGTCATCATCCGTCTGCCGGAGCAACGGGATATCGTCATCGACTCCAAGGTGTCTCTGGCCGCCTGGAGCCGTTACATCGACGCCGACGATGAAGCCGAGCGCAGGCGGGCCCTGCATGAACACATCGGGGCGCTGCGCCAGCACTTGAAAGATCTCGCCGGCAAGGATTACAGTTCATTGCCCGACCTCCGGTCGCTGGACTTCGTCCTGATGTTCGTGCCCATCGACGCTGCTTTCATCACCGCGGTGCAGCATGAGGAATCATTGGTCGGTGACATGTATGCCCGCAAGGTCATCGTCGTCACCCCCACCACCCTGTTCGCCGCCTTACGGACCATCGAGCACTTCTGGCAGATCGAACGCCAGAACAAGCATGCTCAGGAGATTGCCGAGCGGGCCGGCATCCTCTACGACAAGCTGGTTGGGTTTCTCGAAGACATGGAGCGCCTCGGCCGCCAGATCGACACTTGCAAAGACACCTATGACAAGACAATGACCAAGATCTGCCGCGGCCGCGGCAACCTGCTCGATCAGGCCAGCCGTTTTCCCCGCCTCGGGGTCAAGGTAAAGGCGAAACTACCAAAGAGCCTTACCGACAAAGTCGACGCCTGA